Genomic segment of Paenibacillaceae bacterium GAS479:
AAGTTTTCAGAATGCGACGAACTTCACCGGAAGACAAGCGGATAACCGCGTAAGCATCCTCTTTACCGAGAAGCTGAGCTTCCGTACCAGCAGCGCGAACAAGTTGTCCACCTTTGCCAGGCTTCATTTCGATGTTGTGGATAAGCGTACCTACTGGGATGTTCTCCAGTGGAAGCGCGTTGCCCACTTTGATGTCAGAACCAGGACCGGAAACGACCTGATCGCCAACTTTCATGCCTTTTGGTGCGATGATGTAGCGTTTCTCGCCATCAACGTAATGAATCAGCGCGATGTTCGAGGTGCGGTTCGGATCGTACTCGATCGTTGCTACGCGGCCTACGATACCATCTTTGGTACGCTTGAAGTCGATGATACGATACTTACGCTTATGTCCGCCACCGTGGTGACGAACCGTGATTTTACCCTGGTTGTTACGGCCAGCTTTTTTGAAAAGCGGCGCCAGGAGCGATTTCTCCGGTACGTTTGTTGTGATCTCTTCAAATGTCGAGACCGACATACCACGACGGGCCGGGGAAGTAGGTTTGTACTTCTTGATTGGCACTTTGTTTCCCTCCTTGCCTTGTCAGATTAAACCGACTCGAAGAATTCCAGCTCTTTGCTGTCTGCGCTCAATTGAACGAAGGCTTTCTTCCACTCGGACGTGTAACCAGAATGGCGACCGTAGCGTTTAGGCTTAGCCGGTACGCGAAGCGTGTTCACGTTGCTTACTTTTACGTTGAAAATCTGCTCAACAGCAGATTTGATCTCGGTTTTGTTAGCACGGATGTCAACTTCGAACACATAACGTTTAGCAGCCATGAGCTCAGTCGTTTGTTCCGTGATTACCGGGCGCTTGATAATATCGCGTGGATCTTTCATTACGCAAGCACCTCCTGTACTTTCTCGACCGCTTCCTTGGTGATAATAAGTTGGTCATACGTCAGTACATCCAGAACATTGATGCCTTCTGCTGCGACGAACTTTACTCCAGGAATGTTGCGGGCGGATAGAGCTACATTGTTTTCAAATTCAGCCGTTACGACAAGCGCTTTACGACCTACTTTGAGGTTTTTCAGAACGGCTTGGAATTCCTTCGTTTTCGGAGCAGTGAAGCTCAGTTGATCAAGAATGATCAGCTCGCTAGCGATAACTTTGGAAGACAGAGCAGAACGAATCGCCAGACGGCGAACTTTCTTAGGCAGCTTAAAGCTGTAGCTGCGCGGAGTTGGACCGAAGACGGTACCACCACCAACCCATTGCGGGGCGCGAGTGGAGCCTTGACGAGCGCGACCTGTACCTTTTTGTTTCCAAGGTTTACGTCCGCCGCCGCGTACTTCAGAGCGTCCTTTTGTTTTGTGCGTTCCAGCGCGCTCAGCTGCTTGTTGCAACAGAACTGCGCTATGCAGGACGTGAGCGTTAGGCTCGATACCGAAGACATGCTCAGAAAGCTCGATATCGCCGACTTGGGAGCCGCTCACATTGAAGATAGCTACTTTAGGCATAGCTTGTTCCTCCTTTCTTCAGGCGGTGCTTATTTCTTCACCGTTTGTTTGATTTTTACGAAGCTGTTTTTAGGGCCCGGAATGGAGCCTTTAACCAGCAGGACATTGCGTTCTACATCGACGCGTACGACTTCAAGTTTTTGAATCGTAATTGTCTCATGGCCCATGTGGCCTGGCAGACGCTTGCCTTTTGGAACGCGGTTCGCTTGGATCGAACCCATCGAACCTGGTCCACGGTGATAACGCGATCCGTGCGCCATTGGTCCGCGGCTTTGTCCCCAACGTTTGATAACGCCTTGGAAGCCTTTACCTTTGGAAACGCCCGTTACGTCAACAAATTCGCCTTCCGTGAATACGTCAGCCTTAACTTCTTGGCCAACTTCATATTCGCCCAAGTTAATGCCGCGAATTTCACGAATGTAGCGCTTAGGAGCCGTGTTGGCCTTTTTGGCATGACCGATAGCAGGTTTAGTCGCGTTTTTCTCCTTTTTGTCGGAGAAACCGAGTTGAACTGCTTCGTAGCCGTCGTTTTCTTGATCTTTCTTTTGCAGAATGACACAAGGACCTGCTTCGATAACCGTGACTGGCACGACAATACCTTCAGCCGTAAATACTTGCGTCATTCCGAGCTTTTTGCCTAAGATACCCTTCATGTTGACACCTCTTTTCGTTCTCACTTAGCTTACGCTTGTGGATAACTTACAGTTTGATTTCGATATCGACACCGGACGGCAGGTCCAGACGCATCAACGCATCAACCGTTTGCGGAGTCGGGTTAACAATGTCGATCAGACGCTTGTGTGTGCGTTGTTCGAATTGCTCGCGCGAATCCTTGTACTTGTGTACTGCACGGAGAACGGTGATGATTTGCTTTTCCGTCGGAAGCGGAATCGGTCCAGAAACACCTGCTCCGGAACGTTTTGCGGTTTCAACGATTTTCTCTGCAGACTGATCAAGAATGCGGTGATCGTATGCTTTCAAGCGAATACGAATCTTTTGCTTTGCCATATAAGTCCCTCCTTCTATCGCCCAATTTAGTATCGGACATACTCCGCGAGAACTCCTCACACACGCTCCATGGCAAAGGAGCCGGGTGTGTCAGCAACCTCCCGCATCATCGCAACGTCACAAACCAACAGACAATATTTTATCATGTTGAATAGCCTAATGCAACAAGTAATTAGGTAAATGCTCATTAGAGTCTCTATTCAACAAAAATTGGATTAAAAGTCTAAACGAGAGCTTACCATTCTGCGCTCTTATATATAGAAGAAACAAATAAAAAACCCCCACCGAAGCGGGGGTTTTTCGATTCCGCAGCTAACGCTGCAGAATACTTATTTTTGGATTGTTGCTACGGCGCCAGCGCCTACAGTACGGCCGCCTTCGCGGATCGAGAAGCGAGTGCCTTCTTCGATAGCGATTGGAGCGATCAGCTCAACGGTAACCGTGATGTTGTCGCCAGGCATAACCATTTCAGTTCCTTCAGGCAGGTTGATGATGCCTGTTACGTCCGTTGTACGGAAGTAGAACTGTGGACGGTAACCAGTGAAGAAAGGCTTGTGACGGCCACCCTCTTCTTTGGTCAGAACGTAGATTTGAGCCGTGAAGTTCGTGTGTGGTTTAACAGAACCTGGCTTAGCCAGAACTTGTCCACGCTCGATGTCTTTACGGTCAACGCCACGAAGCAGTGCGCCGATGTTGTCGCCCGCTTGAGCGGAGTCCATCAGTTTACGGAACATTTCAACGCCCGTAACGATGGATTTGCGGGACTCTTCAGCAAGACCGATGATTTCGATCTCGTCGGATACTTTTACTACGCCACGGTCGATACGACCGGTAGCAACCGTACCACGACCCGTGATCGTGAACACGTCCTCGACTGGCATAAGGAAAGGCTTAGCCGTGTCGCGCTCAGGAGTTGGGATGTAGGTATCAACTTGCTCGAAGAGCTCAACGATTTTGTCAGCCCAAGGGCCGTCTGGGTTTTGCAGAGCTTCACGAGCAGCACCGCGGATGATTGGAGTGTCGTCGCCTGGGAACTCATACTCGTTCAGAAGGTCGCGAACTTCCATCTCAACAAGCTCAAGGAGCTCTTCGTCTTCAACCATGTCGCATTTGTTCAGGAATACGACGATGTAAGGTACGCCAACTTGGCGGGAGAGCAGGATGTGCTCACGCGTTTGCGGCATTGGGCCGTCAGCTGCGGATACAACCAGGATCGCGCCGTCCATTTGAGCTGCGCCGGTGATCATGTTTTTAACATAGTCGGCATGGCCTGGGCAGTCAACGTGTGCGTAGTGACGGTTAGGAGTCTCGTACTCAACGTGTGCAGTCGAGATCGTGATACCGCGCTCGCGCTCTTCTGGTGCTTTGTCGATTTGATCAAAAGCGATAGCTGCGCCACCGTATTTTTTGGAAAGAACCGTTGTGATGGCAGCCGTCAGCGTTGTTTTACCATGGTCAACGTGACCGATTGTGCCAATGTTAACGTGGGGCTTATTACGTTCAAATTTAGCTTTTGCCATTGAACTTAATCCTCCTTAAAGGTCAGGAAATTTTATGTTAGGTGACAGACCATTCCTAGCACTAGGCTATCAGCACGGCCTGTCACAGCGAACCTATATCGAGATTACTCCGATTTGTTCTTGGAAACAATCTCTTCTTGAATCGATTTTGGAACTTCTTCGTAGTGAGAGAGTTCCATGGAGAACACACCGCGGCCTTGGGTACCGGAACGAAGCGTGGTTGAGTATCCGAACATCTCGGCAAGAGGCACCTTAGCACGGATAATTTGCGCTCCTGCGCGGGAATCCATGCCCTCGATGCGACCGCGGCGGGAGTTCAGCATGCCCATTACGTCGCCCATGTACTCTTCTGGTGCAGTTACTTCGACTTTCATGATCGGCTCAAGGATGACAGGTTTACACTTGTCTTTAGCTGCCTTGAGTGCCATGGAACCCGCAATTTTGAACGCCATCTCCGAGGAGTCGACATCATGGTAGGAGCCGTCGAAAATTGTTGCTTTGATATCAACGAGCGGGAAGCCGGCGAGAACACCGTTTTTCATCGACTCTTCGATACCTGCTTGAGCTGGGCCGATGAATTCACGAGGAACAGATCCACCGACGACTTTGTTTTCGAACACAAAACCGCTGCCTGGCTCAAGCGGGGAGAACTCGACCCACACGTGACCGTATTGACCGCGTCCACCGGACTGGCGAACGAACTTACCTTCAACCTTAGCCGCTTGACGGAAGGTTTCACGGTAAGCTACTTGTGGCTTACCTACGTTCGTCTCAACTTTGAATTCGCGGAGCATGCGGTCAACGAGGATTTCAAGGTGAAGCTCACCCATACCCGCGATGATCGTTTGTCCCGTTTCTTCGTCCGTATGAGCTCGGAACGTTGGATCCTCTTCCGAAAGCTTCTGCAGAGCGATACCCATTTTGTCTTGGTCGGCCTTGGTTTTCGGCTCAACCGCGAGTTGGATAACCGGTTCTGGGAAGTTCATGGATTCGAGGATTACCGGACTCTTCTCATCACACAGCGTATCGCCCGTCGTCGTATCTTTCAGTCCTACTGCAGCGGCTATGTC
This window contains:
- a CDS encoding LSU ribosomal protein L2P; the protein is MPIKKYKPTSPARRGMSVSTFEEITTNVPEKSLLAPLFKKAGRNNQGKITVRHHGGGHKRKYRIIDFKRTKDGIVGRVATIEYDPNRTSNIALIHYVDGEKRYIIAPKGMKVGDQVVSGPGSDIKVGNALPLENIPVGTLIHNIEMKPGKGGQLVRAAGTEAQLLGKEDAYAVIRLSSGEVRRILKTCRATIGSVGNEDHELVKIGKAGRSRWLGKRPEVRGVVMNPNDHPHGGGEGRAPIGRKSPMSPWGKPTLGAKTRKKKKASSQYIIRRRTK
- a CDS encoding large subunit ribosomal protein L23; protein product: MKDPRDIIKRPVITEQTTELMAAKRYVFEVDIRANKTEIKSAVEQIFNVKVSNVNTLRVPAKPKRYGRHSGYTSEWKKAFVQLSADSKELEFFESV
- a CDS encoding large subunit ribosomal protein L4; amino-acid sequence: MPKVAIFNVSGSQVGDIELSEHVFGIEPNAHVLHSAVLLQQAAERAGTHKTKGRSEVRGGGRKPWKQKGTGRARQGSTRAPQWVGGGTVFGPTPRSYSFKLPKKVRRLAIRSALSSKVIASELIILDQLSFTAPKTKEFQAVLKNLKVGRKALVVTAEFENNVALSARNIPGVKFVAAEGINVLDVLTYDQLIITKEAVEKVQEVLA
- a CDS encoding large subunit ribosomal protein L3, producing MKGILGKKLGMTQVFTAEGIVVPVTVIEAGPCVILQKKDQENDGYEAVQLGFSDKKEKNATKPAIGHAKKANTAPKRYIREIRGINLGEYEVGQEVKADVFTEGEFVDVTGVSKGKGFQGVIKRWGQSRGPMAHGSRYHRGPGSMGSIQANRVPKGKRLPGHMGHETITIQKLEVVRVDVERNVLLVKGSIPGPKNSFVKIKQTVKK
- a CDS encoding SSU ribosomal protein S10P, with translation MAKQKIRIRLKAYDHRILDQSAEKIVETAKRSGAGVSGPIPLPTEKQIITVLRAVHKYKDSREQFEQRTHKRLIDIVNPTPQTVDALMRLDLPSGVDIEIKL
- a CDS encoding elongation factor Tu, translating into MAKAKFERNKPHVNIGTIGHVDHGKTTLTAAITTVLSKKYGGAAIAFDQIDKAPEERERGITISTAHVEYETPNRHYAHVDCPGHADYVKNMITGAAQMDGAILVVSAADGPMPQTREHILLSRQVGVPYIVVFLNKCDMVEDEELLELVEMEVRDLLNEYEFPGDDTPIIRGAAREALQNPDGPWADKIVELFEQVDTYIPTPERDTAKPFLMPVEDVFTITGRGTVATGRIDRGVVKVSDEIEIIGLAEESRKSIVTGVEMFRKLMDSAQAGDNIGALLRGVDRKDIERGQVLAKPGSVKPHTNFTAQIYVLTKEEGGRHKPFFTGYRPQFYFRTTDVTGIINLPEGTEMVMPGDNITVTVELIAPIAIEEGTRFSIREGGRTVGAGAVATIQK